One genomic region from Natrinema caseinilyticum encodes:
- a CDS encoding methylmalonyl-CoA mutase family protein: MYDTEDLEQIREAERRWEAETLESALERHGERADEFATVSNHEVDRLYTPADVSDLDYLEDLGFPGEEPYTRGPYPTMYRGRTWTMRQFAGFGTAEETNERFHYLIDEGQTGLSVAFDMPSLMGLDSDDPMSQGEIGKEGVAVDTLRDMEILFDGIDLADISTSFTINPSAPVIYAMYIALADRRGVPREKLRGTLQNDMFKEFIAQKEWVIPPEASLGLVTDVLEFSTAETPRFHPISISGYHIREAGSTAVQELAFTLADGFGYVEDALDRGLDVDEFAPRLSFFFNCHNSFFEEIAKFRAARRIYARVMDEWYGAEADESKRLKFHTQTAGQSLTAQQPLNNVVRVTIQALAGVLGGTQSLHTNSFDEALALPGEEAVRVALRTQQIIAEESGAADIVDPMGGSFAVETLTNEIEARAMRYIEEIRDLGDGSVRDGILAGIDDGYFLREIQEASYEYQERVERGEEVVVGVNEYTLEEDTSPDILQIDEATAERQLDRLEDVKTDRDDEAVERALADLGAACERGENAMPYIVDAVKAYATMGEIMAVFEAQYGAYSEKIGLA; encoded by the coding sequence ATGTACGATACGGAGGATCTCGAGCAAATTCGCGAGGCTGAACGACGGTGGGAAGCCGAGACGCTCGAGTCGGCACTCGAGCGCCACGGCGAGCGTGCCGACGAGTTCGCGACCGTCTCGAATCACGAGGTCGACCGCCTCTACACGCCCGCGGACGTTTCGGATCTCGATTACCTCGAGGATCTCGGATTCCCGGGCGAAGAGCCCTACACCAGAGGGCCGTATCCGACGATGTACCGCGGTCGGACGTGGACGATGCGCCAGTTCGCCGGCTTCGGAACCGCCGAAGAGACCAACGAGCGCTTTCACTACCTGATCGACGAGGGCCAGACCGGGCTCTCGGTGGCATTCGACATGCCGTCGCTTATGGGACTCGATTCGGACGATCCCATGAGCCAGGGCGAGATCGGGAAGGAAGGCGTCGCGGTCGACACGCTGCGGGACATGGAGATCCTCTTCGACGGGATCGACCTCGCCGACATTTCGACGTCGTTCACGATCAACCCGTCCGCGCCGGTTATCTACGCCATGTACATCGCGCTGGCCGATCGACGCGGCGTCCCTCGCGAGAAACTGCGTGGAACCCTCCAGAACGATATGTTCAAGGAGTTTATCGCCCAGAAAGAGTGGGTGATCCCACCGGAGGCCTCGCTCGGTCTCGTCACGGACGTCCTCGAGTTCAGTACGGCGGAGACGCCACGGTTCCATCCGATCTCGATTTCGGGGTACCACATCCGCGAGGCCGGGTCGACGGCGGTCCAGGAACTCGCGTTCACGCTCGCCGACGGGTTCGGATACGTGGAAGACGCACTCGACAGGGGGCTCGACGTCGACGAGTTCGCCCCCCGTCTGTCGTTTTTCTTCAACTGTCACAACTCCTTTTTCGAGGAAATCGCGAAGTTCCGAGCGGCGCGTCGGATCTACGCGCGAGTGATGGACGAGTGGTACGGCGCCGAAGCCGACGAGTCGAAGCGGCTCAAGTTCCACACGCAGACGGCGGGGCAGTCGCTGACGGCTCAGCAACCGCTGAACAACGTCGTCCGGGTGACGATCCAGGCGCTCGCCGGCGTCCTCGGCGGCACCCAATCGCTACACACCAACAGCTTCGACGAGGCGCTGGCGCTGCCCGGCGAGGAGGCCGTCCGGGTCGCACTGCGCACCCAACAGATCATCGCCGAGGAGTCCGGCGCGGCCGACATCGTCGACCCGATGGGTGGCTCCTTCGCCGTCGAAACGCTCACGAACGAAATCGAGGCGCGAGCCATGCGCTACATCGAGGAAATTCGCGACCTGGGCGACGGGTCGGTCCGCGACGGTATCCTCGCAGGAATCGACGATGGCTACTTCCTTCGCGAGATCCAGGAGGCCTCCTACGAGTACCAGGAACGCGTCGAACGGGGCGAGGAAGTCGTCGTCGGCGTCAACGAGTACACGCTCGAGGAAGACACCAGCCCCGACATCCTGCAGATCGACGAGGCCACCGCCGAGCGCCAGCTCGACCGGCTCGAGGACGTCAAGACGGACCGAGACGACGAGGCGGTCGAACGGGCGCTCGCGGATCTGGGTGCGGCCTGCGAGCGGGGCGAAAACGCGATGCCGTACATCGTCGACGCGGTGAAAGCCTACGCGACGATGGGGGAGATCATGGCGGTGTTCGAAGCGCAGTACGGGGCCTACAGCGAGAAGATCGGACTGGCGTGA
- a CDS encoding CBS domain-containing protein, whose product MEVVPDRTKPRVKDYMTRDVATVSPDETVGEVATRIAESEEHSGFPVCDRRRVEGFVSARDLLLADDGDPIFKVMATDLLVAHPDMKVNDAARVILRSGIQKLPVVDDAGNLVGIISNADVIRSQIERATPEKVGKLMRTLEQIHEIDLREERRTVPLADLTPTQGRVYADELEGRRYELERGLAEPLVVIDNGGTLLLADGHHRVLAADRLGIDEMDAYVIVVEYEIDLGMARTAEKEGLDRIDDIDVVDYARHPLVQTTKRLQSDRSDVASDDDA is encoded by the coding sequence ATGGAGGTCGTGCCGGACCGGACGAAACCCCGGGTCAAAGACTACATGACGCGCGACGTGGCGACGGTCTCGCCCGACGAAACCGTCGGAGAGGTCGCGACGCGGATCGCCGAAAGCGAAGAGCACAGCGGCTTTCCCGTCTGCGATCGCCGCCGCGTCGAAGGGTTCGTCAGCGCCCGCGACCTGTTGCTCGCCGACGACGGCGATCCAATCTTCAAGGTCATGGCGACCGATCTGCTGGTCGCCCACCCCGACATGAAGGTAAACGACGCCGCCCGAGTCATTCTGCGGTCGGGCATTCAGAAACTCCCCGTCGTCGACGACGCGGGCAACCTCGTGGGGATCATCTCCAACGCCGACGTCATCCGCAGTCAGATCGAACGTGCGACCCCGGAGAAGGTCGGCAAATTGATGCGGACTCTAGAGCAGATCCACGAGATCGATCTGCGGGAGGAGCGCCGAACGGTCCCGCTCGCGGATCTCACCCCGACCCAGGGGCGGGTATACGCCGACGAACTCGAGGGGCGGCGATACGAACTCGAGCGAGGCCTCGCCGAGCCGCTGGTGGTTATCGACAACGGCGGAACCCTTCTCCTGGCGGACGGCCACCATCGTGTCCTCGCGGCCGACCGACTCGGAATCGACGAGATGGACGCGTACGTCATCGTCGTCGAATACGAGATCGATCTCGGGATGGCTCGCACGGCGGAGAAGGAAGGCCTCGATCGAATCGACGACATCGACGTCGTCGATTACGCCCGCCACCCGCTGGTCCAGACGACTAAGCGACTCCAATCTGACCGCAGCGACGTAGCGAGCGACGACGACGCGTGA
- a CDS encoding DHH family phosphoesterase, translated as MVFWLVLGCGTICRQVTEQLSAGDGGRLLVITDDDGVVETLRDESVPARSADPADPESIATVETPDVVFVAGDRTDVNRATLEAARDRFPDTSIVAYLGGNATAADIDRFDALADHIVDPSAAMADRVLERTTNPAAETAIELRERLSAIDGRLAVVTHDNPDPDAIASAVAMVDIAESVGVEADACYFGDISHQENRAMVNLLELDLRNVGREHSLENYSAIALVDHSRPGVNDQLPEDSHVDIVIDHHPPRGPVPGEFVDLRQGVGATSTVLTEYVDRFGLAFDSATATALLFGIRVDTNDFTREVSPADFRAASLLWPHVDTSILRQIEQPSLEGETLETIARAIKNRVQRDSVAVASVGRIGDRDALPQAADELLSMEGVETTLVFGFNDEMVYLSARSRTADVDLGETLRDAYDRIGSAGGHADMAGAQLEIGILGSADDEEEVESIVSVVEEVITNRFFEAIETQPGTPVGAYTQTSQWLFTQRGEQDESESA; from the coding sequence ATGGTTTTCTGGCTCGTGCTGGGCTGCGGGACCATCTGTCGGCAGGTGACAGAGCAGCTGTCCGCGGGCGACGGCGGGCGATTGCTCGTCATCACCGACGACGACGGCGTCGTCGAGACGTTGCGCGACGAAAGCGTGCCGGCCCGGAGCGCCGATCCGGCAGATCCCGAATCCATCGCGACCGTCGAGACGCCGGACGTGGTTTTCGTCGCCGGCGATCGAACGGACGTCAACCGAGCCACGCTCGAGGCCGCGCGAGACCGGTTCCCCGACACGTCGATCGTTGCCTATCTGGGTGGGAACGCGACGGCGGCGGATATCGACCGCTTCGATGCGCTCGCCGATCACATCGTCGACCCGTCGGCCGCGATGGCAGATCGGGTGCTCGAGCGAACGACGAATCCGGCCGCCGAAACTGCGATCGAACTCCGGGAACGGCTGTCGGCGATCGACGGTCGGCTGGCCGTGGTGACCCACGACAACCCGGATCCGGACGCCATCGCGAGCGCGGTGGCGATGGTCGACATCGCCGAGTCGGTCGGCGTCGAAGCCGACGCCTGCTACTTCGGCGACATCTCCCACCAGGAGAACCGGGCGATGGTGAACCTGCTGGAGCTAGATCTTCGCAACGTCGGCCGCGAGCACTCCCTCGAGAACTATTCGGCTATCGCCCTAGTGGACCACTCTCGACCCGGCGTCAACGACCAGCTCCCGGAAGACAGTCACGTCGATATCGTCATCGATCACCACCCGCCTCGCGGACCGGTTCCGGGCGAGTTCGTGGACCTTCGCCAGGGGGTGGGCGCGACCAGTACGGTCCTGACCGAGTACGTCGATCGATTCGGCCTCGCGTTCGATTCGGCGACCGCAACGGCGCTGCTCTTCGGTATTCGCGTCGATACGAACGACTTCACCCGCGAAGTGTCTCCCGCGGACTTCCGGGCCGCATCGCTGCTGTGGCCCCACGTCGACACGTCGATTCTGCGCCAGATCGAACAGCCCTCCCTCGAGGGAGAGACCCTCGAAACGATCGCGCGGGCGATCAAGAACCGAGTGCAACGGGACTCGGTGGCGGTCGCGAGCGTCGGCCGAATCGGCGACCGCGACGCGTTACCACAGGCGGCCGACGAATTGCTTTCGATGGAGGGGGTGGAGACGACGCTCGTCTTCGGGTTCAACGACGAAATGGTGTACCTGTCGGCCCGCTCGAGAACGGCAGACGTCGACCTGGGCGAGACGCTCCGGGACGCCTACGACCGGATCGGCAGTGCGGGAGGCCACGCCGACATGGCCGGCGCGCAACTCGAGATCGGCATCCTCGGCAGCGCCGATGACGAAGAGGAGGTGGAATCGATCGTCAGCGTCGTCGAGGAGGTCATCACGAATCGGTTCTTCGAGGCCATCGAAACGCAGCCGGGAACGCCGGTGGGGGCGTACACGCAGACCAGCCAGTGGCTGTTCACACAGCGGGGAGAGCAAGACGAGAGTGAATCGGCCTGA
- a CDS encoding NADH-quinone oxidoreductase subunit N produces the protein MAVVQLPEWAALAPALILAGTALVLFLLDSIDPHSTNRTLLSGVAVVGSLSSLAVAVWFSAAGVGATGIENYGVIDIMGDQFVVDRLALYFMIIIAAVTTLVAVASHDYLRDHTYQAEYYSLVILAATGMSMMAAANSLVTIFIALELTSLPSYALVAILKDNRGSVEAGLKYFLIGALSSAIFVYGISLVYGATGSLQLEAIATGLGNAGEMGGLLGLGILMLIGGIAFKTASVPFHFWAPEAYEGAPAPISAFLSSASKAAGFVLAFRVFTTAFPLDATTDVIGVEWTWAFVVLAIVTMTVGNFAAATQENVKRMLAYSSIGHAGYVLIGLAGLSTGAADSVMGAAMMHLLVYGFMNTGAFLFVGLAEYWGVGRTFEDYSGLARQAPVACAAMAVFMFSLAGFPLFGGFWSKYLLYTAAIEAAADNAAMLVVAGALVVNSALSLYYYSRLVKALWIEDPVLDRDRLAQPTGLYAAVIAAAVITVLILPAFDPIANAALEAAAAIVP, from the coding sequence ATGGCGGTCGTACAGCTACCAGAGTGGGCGGCGCTCGCACCGGCACTGATCCTCGCGGGGACGGCGCTCGTCTTGTTCCTGCTCGACAGCATCGATCCGCACTCGACGAACCGCACGCTGCTGTCCGGCGTCGCCGTGGTCGGCTCGCTCTCGTCGCTCGCCGTCGCCGTGTGGTTCAGCGCCGCCGGCGTCGGTGCGACGGGAATCGAAAACTACGGCGTCATCGATATCATGGGCGACCAGTTCGTCGTCGACCGACTGGCGCTTTACTTCATGATCATCATCGCCGCCGTCACGACCCTCGTCGCGGTCGCGAGCCACGATTACCTGCGGGATCACACCTATCAGGCCGAGTACTACTCGCTGGTGATCCTCGCGGCGACGGGCATGTCGATGATGGCCGCGGCCAACAGCCTCGTGACGATCTTCATCGCCCTCGAGCTAACGAGTTTGCCGTCGTACGCGCTGGTCGCGATCCTGAAGGACAACCGCGGCAGCGTCGAAGCCGGGCTGAAGTACTTCCTGATCGGGGCGCTGTCGTCGGCGATTTTCGTCTATGGAATCAGCCTCGTGTACGGTGCGACCGGCTCCTTGCAGCTCGAGGCCATCGCGACGGGGCTCGGAAACGCCGGTGAGATGGGCGGGCTGCTCGGACTCGGCATCCTGATGTTGATCGGTGGAATCGCGTTCAAGACGGCGAGCGTTCCGTTCCACTTCTGGGCCCCCGAGGCCTACGAGGGAGCGCCCGCGCCGATCTCCGCGTTCCTCTCGTCGGCCTCGAAGGCCGCCGGCTTCGTCCTCGCGTTCCGCGTGTTCACGACGGCGTTCCCGCTCGACGCGACGACCGACGTCATCGGCGTCGAGTGGACGTGGGCGTTCGTCGTCCTCGCGATCGTGACGATGACGGTCGGGAACTTCGCCGCGGCGACACAGGAGAACGTCAAGCGAATGCTCGCGTACTCCTCGATCGGCCACGCCGGCTACGTGTTGATCGGGCTCGCGGGTCTCTCGACCGGAGCCGCCGACTCGGTCATGGGCGCGGCGATGATGCACCTGCTGGTCTATGGCTTCATGAACACGGGCGCGTTCCTGTTCGTCGGATTGGCCGAGTACTGGGGCGTCGGTCGAACGTTCGAAGACTACAGCGGTCTGGCCAGACAGGCGCCGGTCGCCTGCGCCGCGATGGCCGTCTTCATGTTCAGCCTCGCGGGATTCCCCCTCTTCGGCGGTTTCTGGAGCAAGTACCTGCTGTACACCGCAGCGATCGAAGCGGCCGCCGACAACGCGGCGATGCTCGTCGTCGCCGGTGCACTCGTCGTCAACAGCGCGCTCTCGCTGTACTACTACTCCCGGCTGGTCAAGGCACTCTGGATCGAGGATCCGGTCCTCGACCGCGACCGCCTCGCTCAACCGACCGGGCTCTACGCGGCGGTCATCGCAGCCGCCGTAATTACGGTTCTCATCCTGCCGGCGTTCGATCCGATCGCGAACGCCGCACTCGAGGCGGCGGCCGCGATCGTTCCCTGA
- a CDS encoding complex I subunit 4 family protein, giving the protein MIIEALIAVTLVGALVTFVAPNRIAGKLAFAISLVPAAISLWLFTAFDGSGNALVDGELAFESRAPWIELGEYTISWFVGLDGISLPLVILTTILCTLAIVSSWTPIDERESQFYGLVLFIEANLIGVFTALDFFLWFVFWEAVLIPMYLLIGIWGGPRRKYAAIKFFVYTNVASLVMFGAFIALVFGLGDVTSFALPEIADAMRNGGPDGLFGLSGTALASTVFVAMFLGFAVKVPVVPFHTWLPDAHVEAPTPASVLLAGVLLKMGTYALLRFNFTMFPNQVETYALAIAAIAVISVIYGAMLALAQTDLKRIVAYSSVSSMGYVILGLVAYTQFGVGGATFQMVSHGLISGLMFMAVGVIYNATHTRMVTDMSGLADRMPIAVGVLVAGAFGYMGLPLMSGFAAEYFIFFGAFGSELLSYSPLFTGLAMFGIVIVAGYLLFALQRTVFGPYRLETDYDVGRAPAHDVASMVVLLGLIIVLGVAPELIFDMITDAVDPILQGGDL; this is encoded by the coding sequence ATGATTATCGAAGCTCTGATCGCGGTAACGCTGGTGGGTGCGCTGGTAACGTTCGTCGCGCCGAATCGAATCGCTGGGAAACTGGCCTTCGCGATCAGCCTCGTACCGGCGGCGATCAGCCTCTGGCTGTTCACCGCATTCGACGGGAGCGGCAACGCCTTGGTCGATGGCGAACTGGCGTTCGAGTCGCGGGCACCGTGGATCGAACTCGGTGAGTACACGATCTCGTGGTTCGTCGGCTTAGACGGGATCAGCCTCCCGCTGGTGATCCTGACGACGATCCTCTGTACGCTCGCGATCGTCAGTTCCTGGACGCCGATCGACGAGCGCGAATCGCAGTTCTACGGGCTCGTGTTGTTCATCGAGGCGAACCTGATCGGCGTCTTCACCGCGCTCGATTTCTTCCTCTGGTTCGTCTTCTGGGAGGCGGTTCTGATCCCGATGTATCTGCTCATCGGGATCTGGGGCGGCCCGCGCCGGAAGTACGCCGCGATCAAGTTCTTCGTCTACACGAACGTGGCGTCGCTGGTGATGTTCGGCGCGTTCATCGCGCTGGTCTTCGGTCTCGGAGACGTCACGTCGTTCGCGCTGCCGGAGATCGCGGACGCGATGCGCAACGGCGGTCCCGACGGTCTCTTCGGCCTGAGCGGGACGGCGCTCGCGTCGACGGTGTTCGTCGCGATGTTCCTCGGATTCGCCGTGAAGGTCCCCGTCGTCCCCTTCCACACGTGGCTGCCGGACGCCCACGTCGAGGCGCCGACGCCGGCGTCGGTGCTGCTCGCGGGCGTGCTGTTGAAAATGGGGACCTACGCCCTGTTGCGGTTCAACTTCACGATGTTCCCGAACCAGGTCGAGACGTACGCGCTGGCGATCGCGGCGATCGCCGTCATCAGCGTCATCTACGGCGCGATGCTCGCGCTCGCCCAGACCGATTTGAAGCGGATCGTCGCGTACTCGTCGGTCTCGTCGATGGGGTACGTCATCCTCGGACTCGTCGCGTACACGCAGTTCGGGGTCGGCGGCGCCACGTTCCAGATGGTCTCACACGGCCTCATCTCGGGGCTGATGTTCATGGCCGTCGGCGTCATCTACAACGCCACCCACACCCGGATGGTGACGGACATGTCCGGACTCGCGGACCGAATGCCGATCGCGGTCGGGGTGCTGGTCGCCGGTGCCTTCGGCTACATGGGCCTGCCGCTGATGAGCGGGTTCGCCGCGGAATACTTCATTTTCTTCGGCGCGTTCGGCTCCGAGTTGCTCTCGTACTCGCCGCTGTTTACCGGGCTGGCGATGTTCGGCATCGTCATCGTGGCGGGGTACCTGCTCTTTGCACTCCAGCGGACGGTGTTCGGGCCGTATCGACTCGAGACTGATTACGACGTGGGCCGCGCACCCGCCCACGACGTCGCGTCGATGGTCGTGTTACTGGGACTCATCATCGTCCTCGGCGTGGCTCCCGAACTGATCTTCGATATGATAACCGACGCAGTCGATCCGATCCTTCAGGGAGGTGATCTCTGA
- the nuoL gene encoding NADH-quinone oxidoreductase subunit L: MAATATGPFGFAPAIAVLPLVAFVVTLLFGTYLPKKGALPGIIATAGSLLISLVMFAAVAGGDVHHTTLYEWTAGAAASETGAESVAFSFGVLIDPLSALMLVIVSLIALLVHVFSLGYMNDEGETGLRRYYAELGLFTFSMLAFVFADNLLMAFMFFELVGLCSYLLIGFWFRTESAPSAAKKAFLVTRFGDYFFLIGVVAIAATFGSLGFAGEESFVTAAEAAIDDGATLFGFDAETWVTITGLLVLGGVLGKSAQFPFHTWLPDAMEGPTTVSALIHAATMVAAGVYLVARMFGYYALSPTALAIIAFVGGFTALFAASMAVVKDDIKQVLAYSTISQYGYMMLGLGVGGYVAGVFHLMNHAFFKALLFLGAGSVIILMHHEQDMWEMGGLKDRAPVTYYTFLAGALALAGIVPFAGFWSKDEVLFDALAVGLEQPVILAAYAMGLIAVFFTGFYTFRMVFLTFHGEPRTETAEDPHPVGLSIKVPLVVLGILATVAGFVNLAPVASLLDLDITFLEFWLDGEYGYVEGLTYHEYHETVAFEEGAIGSETTTMLLSAGLSLGLALLGAAVAHTLYNVPEPTRHTEKLGGAYHVLRSNYYQDEYQVWLAEGLTLPLARTADRFDQTVIDGIVNGTSTISLFGSNWMKRLQTGIVTNYAALLVAGFIGLLLILGVLGGWFV, from the coding sequence ATGGCAGCAACAGCAACAGGACCGTTTGGATTCGCACCGGCGATCGCAGTGCTCCCGCTCGTGGCCTTCGTGGTCACGCTGCTGTTCGGGACCTACCTGCCGAAAAAGGGCGCGCTTCCGGGTATTATCGCGACGGCCGGGTCGCTTCTGATCTCGCTCGTGATGTTCGCGGCCGTCGCGGGCGGCGACGTCCACCACACGACGCTGTACGAGTGGACGGCCGGCGCTGCCGCCAGCGAAACGGGAGCCGAGAGTGTCGCCTTCTCGTTCGGTGTGCTGATCGATCCGCTGTCGGCGCTCATGCTGGTGATCGTGTCGCTCATCGCGTTGCTCGTCCACGTGTTCAGCCTCGGCTACATGAACGACGAAGGAGAAACGGGACTGCGGCGGTACTACGCCGAACTCGGTCTCTTTACGTTCAGTATGCTCGCGTTCGTCTTCGCGGACAATCTGCTGATGGCGTTCATGTTCTTCGAACTCGTGGGGCTCTGTTCGTACCTGCTGATCGGGTTCTGGTTCCGCACGGAATCGGCCCCGTCGGCCGCGAAGAAGGCGTTTCTGGTCACCCGCTTCGGCGACTACTTCTTCCTGATCGGAGTCGTCGCGATCGCGGCGACGTTCGGTTCACTCGGCTTCGCCGGCGAAGAGTCGTTCGTTACCGCCGCCGAGGCGGCCATCGACGACGGTGCGACGTTGTTCGGCTTCGACGCCGAGACGTGGGTGACGATCACCGGACTCCTCGTCCTCGGCGGGGTCCTCGGAAAGTCCGCGCAGTTCCCCTTCCACACCTGGCTGCCGGACGCGATGGAAGGTCCGACGACCGTCTCGGCACTCATCCACGCGGCGACGATGGTCGCGGCCGGCGTCTACCTGGTCGCCCGGATGTTCGGCTACTACGCGTTGTCACCGACCGCGCTGGCGATCATCGCCTTCGTGGGCGGCTTTACCGCGCTCTTCGCCGCGTCGATGGCCGTCGTCAAAGACGACATCAAGCAGGTGCTGGCGTACTCCACGATCAGCCAGTACGGCTATATGATGCTCGGCCTCGGCGTCGGCGGTTACGTCGCCGGCGTTTTCCACCTCATGAACCACGCCTTCTTCAAGGCGCTGCTGTTCCTCGGTGCGGGGTCCGTCATCATCCTGATGCACCACGAACAGGACATGTGGGAGATGGGCGGCCTGAAAGACAGAGCGCCCGTTACCTACTACACGTTCCTCGCCGGCGCGCTCGCGCTCGCGGGGATCGTCCCCTTCGCCGGCTTCTGGTCGAAAGACGAGGTACTATTCGACGCCCTCGCGGTCGGGTTGGAGCAGCCGGTCATCCTCGCGGCCTACGCGATGGGCCTGATCGCGGTGTTTTTCACCGGGTTCTACACCTTCCGGATGGTCTTTCTGACCTTCCACGGCGAGCCCCGGACGGAGACGGCAGAGGACCCCCACCCCGTCGGGCTCTCGATCAAGGTGCCGCTGGTCGTCCTCGGAATCCTCGCGACCGTCGCCGGGTTCGTCAACCTCGCGCCCGTCGCTTCCCTGCTCGACCTCGATATCACGTTCCTCGAGTTCTGGCTCGACGGCGAGTACGGATACGTCGAAGGGCTGACCTACCACGAGTACCACGAGACGGTGGCCTTCGAAGAGGGCGCGATCGGGTCCGAAACGACGACCATGCTGCTCAGTGCCGGTCTGTCGCTCGGACTGGCACTTTTGGGCGCGGCCGTCGCACACACGCTGTACAACGTGCCCGAACCAACCCGTCACACCGAGAAGCTCGGCGGCGCGTACCACGTCCTGCGAAGCAACTACTACCAGGACGAGTACCAGGTCTGGCTCGCGGAGGGCCTGACGCTCCCGCTCGCTCGAACGGCCGACAGGTTCGATCAGACCGTCATCGACGGCATCGTCAACGGGACGTCGACGATCAGCCTCTTCGGCAGTAACTGGATGAAGCGACTGCAGACGGGTATCGTGACTAACTACGCGGCGTTGTTGGTCGCCGGGTTTATCGGCTTACTGTTGATTCTCGGCGTGCTCGGAGGGTGGTTCGTATGA
- the nuoK gene encoding NADH-quinone oxidoreductase subunit NuoK has translation MTVDVQYYVLLSMAVFCIGLFGVLTRRNALLFLMSVELMLNAANINLIAFAFYHGNLTGQLFALFTMALAAAEVAVGLGIILVLYRNFRDVDVTVPTTMRW, from the coding sequence ATGACCGTCGACGTACAGTACTACGTCCTGCTGTCGATGGCGGTGTTCTGTATCGGGCTGTTCGGCGTCCTGACGCGTCGCAACGCACTGTTGTTCCTGATGTCCGTCGAGTTGATGTTGAACGCGGCGAACATCAACCTGATCGCGTTCGCGTTCTATCACGGCAACCTGACGGGACAGCTGTTCGCGCTGTTTACGATGGCGCTGGCTGCCGCGGAGGTTGCCGTCGGACTCGGGATCATTCTGGTGCTGTACCGAAACTTCCGTGACGTCGACGTCACGGTTCCAACGACGATGAGGTGGTAA
- a CDS encoding NADH-quinone oxidoreductase subunit J, with translation MNYELIAFALFAFVTLSSAVGVVLVQDPWHSALLLGVALLSVAVHYVMLAAEFVAMMQVLVYVGGVLVLITFAVMLTQREESDADSDEVVQA, from the coding sequence ATGAACTACGAGTTGATCGCGTTCGCGCTGTTCGCGTTCGTCACGCTTTCCAGCGCGGTGGGTGTCGTACTCGTGCAGGACCCGTGGCATTCGGCGCTCCTGCTGGGTGTTGCGCTGCTCAGCGTGGCGGTTCACTACGTGATGCTGGCGGCCGAATTCGTCGCCATGATGCAGGTCCTCGTCTACGTGGGCGGGGTCCTCGTCCTCATCACGTTCGCCGTCATGCTGACCCAGCGCGAGGAATCCGACGCCGATTCCGACGAGGTGGTACAGGCATGA
- a CDS encoding NuoI/complex I 23 kDa subunit family protein, with protein MIGILKSMATTMKHALDGSTFTVEYPETAPDVSPRFRGVHKFSQERCIWCRQCENVCPNDTIQIVMDEQRNGEQYNLHIGQCIYCRLCEEVCPVDAILLTENFEFTADTKHDFVYNKEQLKAVPWYKDIDPLASREPDRGAWVGEGEGEVDYQ; from the coding sequence ATGATCGGGATACTCAAATCGATGGCAACGACGATGAAACACGCGCTGGACGGCTCCACCTTCACGGTGGAATATCCGGAGACCGCACCCGACGTGTCGCCGCGGTTCCGCGGCGTCCACAAGTTCAGTCAGGAGCGGTGCATCTGGTGTCGCCAGTGCGAGAACGTCTGTCCGAACGACACGATTCAGATCGTCATGGACGAACAGCGAAACGGCGAACAGTACAACCTCCACATCGGACAGTGCATCTACTGCCGGTTGTGCGAGGAAGTTTGCCCCGTCGACGCCATCCTGTTGACGGAGAACTTCGAGTTCACGGCGGACACGAAACACGATTTCGTCTACAACAAAGAGCAGCTGAAAGCGGTACCGTGGTACAAGGACATCGACCCGCTCGCGTCCCGCGAACCTGACCGGGGAGCGTGGGTCGGCGAGGGTGAAGGGGAGGTCGACTACCAGTAA